ttaaacAAAATATTACGTGTTTTAGAAATGACCTAACTTATGATTAAacgtatttgtttttattcttataAAAGTAAAGTACTTAAGTGTTGTCTGTTTTTAGCAAAAGAAAtatattcataaaaaatatcagaatgattcatgttttatttttaactttcatGTCTCTAGTAAATCAGACCCATTGTACCGCTTATTAAAAAGGTTATATCTGAAGCTAAATTTACTGCAAGCAATTTTTATGTTATTACACTttctaaatgtaatttataacataaaaattGTATATAAATAGTGTCCATTTTGATCAAATGGCCGCTAGATGTCGCAGTTTGACCACATTTGTAACTCATGCAGCTTCATGAGGTCAAAAGCAAAAGTGAAAGTTTCCTTATGAGTTTGTGTCACTGCAGGAAAAACAGGGGAAATCAGGAATTATGTGaataaaatacagagaaaactgcacaaaataatagaaataaatagtATAATTAAGTTACTGTGGAGATTTCACAATTGCAGGTGCAATATAGTTTAAATTGGTTTGTTGCTTTTAATTCCTATCAGGATGCAGAATATTGGTTCGGTCCATATTCAGTTACCGCTGATTGTAATATTTTTAGCGCGAATGTATAGCTATGGCGTCCTGTGCAGTCCTGTGTTTTGCTGTTCTGGAGCTTCTTAACAGAGGTGGGTCACactatattttgtcatgttgtttatttttttattaaatgaagtTATTTGATGCACATGAATTACattccaccatgttttacctgTTGTACAATATCAACAGGTAATATTGTAGATTAATAAATGCTTTATATACAGATAGAGGTAAATAGATTACATCACAAACTGCTGATTGGATTATAGTATTTGTAACACAGCTGACAGACTGATAAATCTACTGCCCCTCCCTGTAAAAATGtctaaaaggtctgaaaattaatcttttattacaGTGACATAATCACATAAACGATACAACAATCCCACATTTATTTTGATTACATTTAATTAATGGGGAAAGAATCTCATGTTTAAACTGATGACTGTTTTTAGTTACTTCCCATTTCACTGTGGTACACATGATGAGAATCAACAGTCGCTTATATTACGCATAAATGTGTAGAAAATCACGTCTCTTTGTACAggatgtgtgatgctgtgggcctttaTATCTCCCAATGTCCTGGGCACCTTGTTAGACTCCAtggatttacaaataaataaaaatctggatgCTTCTGCTAGAaaacgttaaaaaaaaaaggttggcaTTATTTAGCAGGATAAAGATCCAAAACATTTGGCCAAATCAGCATAGTGGACTGAAGACAAAATCAGCCTTCCAttccttctcctcttccagACCTAAAGCCTTTAGAAAACCCCTGGAGTGAGCTGAAGAGATGAGACGTTTAGAGAGAATCCAGGAGAAATAGTTGAAAGCGGACTAGTCAGAGGTCCTCCTCTCTGTATGATCCAAGCTTTTGGAATATTGTATGAAAGACCAAGTGTCCTATTGGCGGATGGGGGTCATCCTGACTATTAAGAACTGGGAGGTAACACttatgtaatttgtttttctgtttataacAGTCACATGATTTCATGTTTGTGCAGGTGAAGCAGCTGTGATCCAAACCCAGCAGACCATATTAGCAGcagtgggagaagatgctcctctCAGCTGTCAGCTCCTGGAAACTAAAGATGTCCAACAGGTCACCTGGCAGAAGGTCTTGGAGACAACAGAGAAGAATGTCTGCACCTACAGCGAGTTTTTTGGTGAAACTGTGGATCCTGACTTTAAAGAAAAGGTTCAGTTTACAGAAGTTGGACTGCAGAAGTCCTCCATAGTTATTAAGAGTGTTACAGAGCAGGATGAAGGATGTTATCTCTGTTTGTTCAACATCTACCCTGATGGAGCTTTGATAGGGAGAACCTGTTTGAAGATTTATGGTAAGAAGATGACTGAATTAAAGGGTTAATTTTATAACTAGATGTtgatcatgtttttttcttctctacTCAGAGCTGCATGAACCCATCCTTGATGTCAGAAGATCAAACTCTCCTGCAGAGTCAGTTGTGTCCTGTTCAGCCACAGGTCGACCTGctccctctgtaacactgacTGTTCTCCACCAGAACCTCAGCTTCTCCCAGTACACCTCCACCAGTGTGACCAACAGCAACGGTACGGTCACCATCACCACCACAGCTCTGCTGTCAGCTTTCAGCAGCACAGAGGTTGGATGTTCAGTGTCAGTTCTCTCTGCTGCTCCCAGAGAGCTGCTGGTCACCGTTCCTGGACTCACAGAGACGTCTGAAGATGGTGAGGAACTCTTTCAAACAATCACATTTATAGGAAGTACTTGTTTGGATGACTTTCTAAACATTTTGTCATCTATAACAACAACCTCAATGTATTTCGTTGTGATTTTCTacgaaagaccaacacaaagtggtgcatagtTGAGAAATCAAAGGAAGTGATTTTATAAAAAAGTGTTAGAAAGATGCTTTAGTGCTTCAGACTCCCTGTATTGTGTTGCCCCCACATAAAATCTAGTTTTAGTAATTGCCTTCCTTTGagcatatttttggactgtgtttGGTAAAACATCCATTATTGGACATCACTGAATCACCAATAACCTCAGTGTGAAATTtggtgctggcagcatcatgctgcagaaggcctgagactgggatggaggttttccttccaccaactttaaacatacagccagataaTCCATTTGAGTCTGACCTACTTTGCAAATAAGAATGGGAACAAAAATCCCTTTCTTGATGTACAAAATTGTTAAAGACACACTAAAATAGCTGTAGCTGTAATTATTAATCTGTTgtcatgctgttttttttagtttttcctaAAGGGAGAACTCAGATCATTACTGTCGTTGTACTCATTGGGATGGTCTGCATTCTTCTTCCTGTCTTCATATTTCTGTGTTTCAAACAGAAAATTCAATACAGGTAATAACcactttcacactttttttcaaCCCAGTAAAGGTTATACAACtaacaaatcaaacattttctgtcACTCAGGGACCCTGAGAtggataaaacacaaataaaatcatcacaAGACAGAGATGAGTGAGAAATCCTTCTAATTAAACATTATTCTATTCTTTTAGTCATTTTAGCTGTACTGCAAGATATTTGAAGCTCTTCTTTTCTCCTGTAAAATTACTTCAATCTTATGTTGTAAGTTAGAAAATGTCCCCTCAGATGTTATTTTTTGCATCTGTATGTTGTTGCTTAATCCTTTAGagtaatttgtttaaaatgtgtcattttctgACTGGAATGTACCTAATATCTTCATTTAAAGGTTGAAAACACCTCTGAAAGTGGAGAATGAGATCAGACAGCGAACCTCCAGCCAAAAACGTCAAGAAAACAACAACTACTCAAACTCCTCATCTTCAGTggctaaaatacttttttaaggaTGATGTTGTTGCCATTCTGATGATATTTGAAGATCAGGTTGGTTGGAAATACGTTAAAGGGAGTTTGTGTCTCATCAAACCAGGAGATTACTGTGTTCATAGCTCCTGCTGAGAGACTTttgattttgaaatgttttgcacAATTACCGGGGGTGAATCACAGTAAAACAGGTTAAATATCTATGgttgatttaaatgtttcctcAAGTTTATCTTTGCATTTCTCTGCTGCTGAAACAAGATAATTATAGAGAAATAATCACAAGGGTCTGACATAAAAACAGGCCTGCTGGATAAATGGACCACAGTGCAAATAGAAACAATACATGAcactacaaaaagaaaaacatgttctgGAGAATTTCCATTAGTAATTTGACAGATGATCCAGCTAATAATTTGTTGCCCTTCTCCTTGTGCTCTTGTATATTACATCATCCACTACAaccattaaaaaagaggatttAGCTACAAAGAGTTGCACAATTATTTTAGCTTTATTATTATCACTTATTTTTAGTCTGTATCCTGCAACGTTGCATCTGATACACTGACATGTCCCCACTGCATTAATAAAAGAGTATTGTATTCTAAAATACAATATTTCTTTACAGTGTAAACAAGGATCTGGTCCATACGGAACATTTTTCACAGTGTAGACCAAAGATATGACTGTTGACTTTAGGAGGAGAACCTCCCCTTCTTAGCCCCCTATAACCATCAAGGGTTTATAAGTGGAAACAGTAGAGAGCTACAAATACCTGGGTACTATCATGGACCACGAATTGATCCGTAACCTCAACAAACTGCCATCTGCAATAAAGGCCTTTAGACTTAATTTTCTCTGTACGTTGAACACTTTTAATGTGAGCAAAACACTAATGGTCTTATTTATCTTTTAGTATTGTTTTGTGGTATGGTAACCTTCATAGTGCAGAACAGAGAACGATTGAGCCAGTATAATTACTGGGATACAGCAGCTCTCTGTCAGACATCTATGATGGTCGAGTCCTGAAGGCACAGCCCTGATCAGCCACTCTCAGAGGAGATTGTGCTTCTTACCTCTGGGTGGCATTAAGGCTCCTGAGGACCAAAACTAACAGATATAAATTGTCCTTCACACctacaataattaaaatgatcaaTCTGCACTAAATACTTGATATACATTTTCTGCACTGACTGTAGCATTTCTTGTATTGATGATTACTATTGTTGTGACTGTTGTTGTATATCTATGATGTCTGTCGCCTGAACaccaaaactaataaaaacgaCTCTGACTTAATTCCAGGTTAAAGGTAACAAT
This DNA window, taken from Girardinichthys multiradiatus isolate DD_20200921_A chromosome 24, DD_fGirMul_XY1, whole genome shotgun sequence, encodes the following:
- the LOC124861614 gene encoding OX-2 membrane glycoprotein-like isoform X1, which translates into the protein MASCAVLCFAVLELLNRGEAAVIQTQQTILAAVGEDAPLSCQLLETKDVQQVTWQKVLETTEKNVCTYSEFFGETVDPDFKEKVQFTEVGLQKSSIVIKSVTEQDEGCYLCLFNIYPDGALIGRTCLKIYELHEPILDVRRSNSPAESVVSCSATGRPAPSVTLTVLHQNLSFSQYTSTSVTNSNGTVTITTTALLSAFSSTEVGCSVSVLSAAPRELLVTVPGLTETSEDVFPKGRTQIITVVVLIGMVCILLPVFIFLCFKQKIQYRDPEMDKTQIKSSQDRDE
- the LOC124861614 gene encoding OX-2 membrane glycoprotein-like isoform X2, which produces MASCAVLCFAVLELLNRGEAAVIQTQQTILAAVGEDAPLSCQLLETKDVQQVTWQKVLETTEKNVCTYSEFFGETVDPDFKEKVQFTEVGLQKSSIVIKSVTEQDEGCYLCLFNIYPDGALIGRTCLKIYELHEPILDVRRSNSPAESVVSCSATGRPAPSVTLTVLHQNLSFSQYTSTSVTNSNGTVTITTTALLSAFSSTEVGCSVSVLSAAPRELLVTVPGLTETSEDG